A single genomic interval of Lynx canadensis isolate LIC74 chromosome A2, mLynCan4.pri.v2, whole genome shotgun sequence harbors:
- the TMEM176B gene encoding transmembrane protein 176B — translation MTQNMVTVNGVDVASTLSQPTHINIHIYQESALAQLFKAGASLKELFSHPPDTSPFKARMSYGQLALGVTQILLGAVSCALGALLCLGPWIELCASGCAFWAGSVAIVAGAGAIVYEKHRGKLSGCISGLLMLAGVAIAMAAVVLCVNSLTWQSDGFYDIDYVCDYPEPAATTTGYQETWQRSHKSHWTEDRCKTYMQILMNLFLGIRALLLAVCVLQVIVSLASLSVGLRSLCGQSSQPLDEEGTEKKLLGENSGPPSPSKEKTTDAIIL, via the exons ATGACCCAAAATATGGTGACTGTGAATGGAGTCGATGTGGCCTCTACGCTGTCCCAGCCCACTCACATCAACATCCACATCTACCAGGAATCAGCTTTGGCACAATTGTTCAAAGCTGGGGCCTCCCTGAAGGAGCTTTTTTCTCATCCTCCGGACACTAGCCCTTTCAAGGCCAGGATGAGCTATGGGCAGCTGGCACTGGGG GTGACCCAGATATTGCTGGGGGCTGTGAGCTGTGCCCTTGGAGCGTTGCTGTGCTTAGGGCCCTGGATAGAGCTGTGTGCCTCAGGCTGCGCCTTCTGGGCAGGGTCTGTG GCTATTGTAGCAGGAGCTGGGGCCATTGTCTATGAGAAGCACCGGGGAAAACTTTCA GGCTGCATATCAGGTCTGCTCATGCTGGCTGGTGTCGCCATAGCCATGGCTGCTGTTGTCCTTTGTGTGAATAGCTTAACCTGGCAAAGTGATGGCTTCTATGACATCGACTATGTGTGTGATTACCCAGAACCTGCTGCCACAACCACTGGGTACCAAGAGACATGGCAAAGAAGTCACAAGTCACATTGGACAGAGGATAGATGTAAAACCTACATGCAAATACTGATG AATTTGTTCCTAGGAATTCGTGCTCTGCTCCTGGCTGTCTGTGTCCTGCAGGTCATTGTATCTTTGGCTTCCCTGAGCGTGGGTCTTCGAAGCTTGTGTGGACAGAGCTCTCAGCCCCTG gatgaggaagggacagagaagaagcTACTGGGAGAGAATTcagggcctccctccccctccaaggAGAAGACCACGGATGCCATCATCCTGTGA
- the TMEM176A gene encoding transmembrane protein 176A isoform X1, whose amino-acid sequence MSTGMGTVDSDEVAPGALQPTHIDVHIHQESALAKLLISGCSLLRSPTSSDLSQTRSRSRILVASWVVQIVLGVLSGILGSFLYIFYSSPLCNSGAAIWTGAVAVLAGAVAFIYEKRGGIYWALLRTLLALAAFSTAIAAIIIGADNFYKGYFDFGDFICDVSSSTWYRGTPPPSTPSPEEVRRLHLCLSYLNMLKVLFISFQAMLLGVWALLLLASLVPVCLYCWKILRCKETDQKKLLHVSEI is encoded by the exons ATGTCCACGGGCATGGGGACAGTAGACAGTGATGAGGTGGCCCCTGGAGCCCTGCAGCCCACCCACATTGATGTGCACATCCACCAGGAGTCAGCTCTGGCCAAACTCCTGATAAGTGGATGCTCCTTGCTTCGTTCCCCCACCTCCAGCGACCTCTCCCAGACCAGGAGCAGGAGCCGGATACTGGTGGCCTCCTGG gtGGTACAGATCGTGCTGGGGGTGTTGAGTGGGATTCTAGGGAGTTTCCTGTACATCTTCTACTCTTCCCCCTTGTGCAACTCAGGAGCTGCCATCTGGACAGGGGCTGTG GCTGTGCTGGCTGGAGCTGTTGCCTTCATTTATGAGAAACGGGGTGGCATCTACTGG GCCTTGCTGAGGACCCTGCTCGCCCTGGCAGCTTTCTCCACGGCCATTGCTGCTATCATCATTGGGGCTGATAATTTCTATAAGGGCTACTTTGATTTTGGAGACTTTATCTGTGATGTCTCCTCGAGCACCTGGTACAGGggcaccccgccccccagcactCCGAGTCCAGAAGAAGTCAGAAGGCTGCACCTGTGTCTCTCCTATCTGAACATGCTGAAG GTCCTGTTCATAAGTTTTCAGGCCATGCTCTTGGGGGTTTGGGCTCTGCTGCTTCTGGCATCTCTGGTCCCCGTGTGTCTGTACTGCTGGAAAATTCTCCGATGTAAG GAAACAGACCAGAAGAAACTGCTTCATGTGAGTGAAATCTAG
- the TMEM176A gene encoding transmembrane protein 176A isoform X2: MSTGMGTVDSDEVAPGALQPTHIDVHIHQESALAKLLISGCSLLRSPTSSDLSQTRSRSRILVASWAVLAGAVAFIYEKRGGIYWALLRTLLALAAFSTAIAAIIIGADNFYKGYFDFGDFICDVSSSTWYRGTPPPSTPSPEEVRRLHLCLSYLNMLKVLFISFQAMLLGVWALLLLASLVPVCLYCWKILRCKETDQKKLLHVSEI; encoded by the exons ATGTCCACGGGCATGGGGACAGTAGACAGTGATGAGGTGGCCCCTGGAGCCCTGCAGCCCACCCACATTGATGTGCACATCCACCAGGAGTCAGCTCTGGCCAAACTCCTGATAAGTGGATGCTCCTTGCTTCGTTCCCCCACCTCCAGCGACCTCTCCCAGACCAGGAGCAGGAGCCGGATACTGGTGGCCTCCTGG GCTGTGCTGGCTGGAGCTGTTGCCTTCATTTATGAGAAACGGGGTGGCATCTACTGG GCCTTGCTGAGGACCCTGCTCGCCCTGGCAGCTTTCTCCACGGCCATTGCTGCTATCATCATTGGGGCTGATAATTTCTATAAGGGCTACTTTGATTTTGGAGACTTTATCTGTGATGTCTCCTCGAGCACCTGGTACAGGggcaccccgccccccagcactCCGAGTCCAGAAGAAGTCAGAAGGCTGCACCTGTGTCTCTCCTATCTGAACATGCTGAAG GTCCTGTTCATAAGTTTTCAGGCCATGCTCTTGGGGGTTTGGGCTCTGCTGCTTCTGGCATCTCTGGTCCCCGTGTGTCTGTACTGCTGGAAAATTCTCCGATGTAAG GAAACAGACCAGAAGAAACTGCTTCATGTGAGTGAAATCTAG